A portion of the Gossypium arboreum isolate Shixiya-1 chromosome 8, ASM2569848v2, whole genome shotgun sequence genome contains these proteins:
- the LOC108456027 gene encoding UDP-glycosyltransferase 92A1, translating to MAEKRENVVMFPFMAQGHIIPFLALALLIEKTRNYKITFVNTPLNIKKLRSSLPSDSCVQLLEIPFNSSEHGLPPNTENCDVVPYHLVVRLLEASASLRPVFKQLVEDIIRQQDGQRPLCIIGDIFFGWMAGVAEEVGVFHAVLSGAGGFGLACYYSIWLNLPHKQVKKDGGDHFLLPDFQEASKIELTQLPLTMSVADGRDSWSIFHHKYLPEWTKSGGILFNTVEEFDDIGLVYFKRKLSKPVWAVGPILLSTENRIRASMGGATPEYCKAWLDSKPEKSVLFVSFGSMNTISPSQMMELAKALELSGRHFIWVVRPPIGFDINSEFKANEWLPEGFEERMRESEKGLLVNKWAPQQEILSHKSTSVFLSHCGWNSVLESLSHGVPLLGWAMAAEQFFNVKLLVEQVGVCVEVARGKTCEVKHEEVAANIKLLMSDSEKGKEMRRKACEVREMIESAMKDDDEGRFKGSSVKAMDEFFHAAGTMRFQTHTPNQLNGTNQPRVQRVDDF from the coding sequence ATGGCTGAAAAGAGGGAAAATGTGGTGATGTTCCCTTTCATGGCGCAAGGCCATATCATCCCTTTCTTGGCTTTAGCTCTTCTTATTGAAAAAACTAGGAACTATAAAATAACCTTTGTAAATACCCCTCTTAACATCAAGAAACTAAGATCATCCCTGCCTTCCGACTCTTGTGTTCAACTCCTTGAAATCCCTTTCAATAGCTCCGAACATGGTCTCCCTCCCAACACTGAGAACTGTGATGTTGTTCCTTACCACCTTGTTGTTCGGCTTCTCGAAGCTTCAGCTTCTCTGAGGCCTGTTTTTAAACAGCTTGTTGAAGATATCATACGACAACAAGATGGTCAACGCCCACTTTGTATAATCGGGGACATCTTTTTTGGATGGATGGCGGGGGTTGCTGAGGAGGTTGGGGTGTTTCATGCAGTGTTAAGTGGGGCTGGTGGGTTCGGTTTGGCTTGCTATTACTCCATTTGGCTTAATCTTCCTCATAAGCAAGTAAAGAAGGATGGTGGTGATCATTTTTTGTTGCCAGATTTCCAAGAAGCTTCAAAAATAGAGTTGACCCAGTTGCCTTTAACTATGTCAGTGGCAGATGGGAGGGATTCTTGGTCGATTTTCCATCATAAATATTTACCGGAATGGACTAAATCTGGTGGGATTTTGTTCAACACAGTGGAGGAGTTTGATGATATTGGATTGGTGTACTTTAAGCGAAAGCTAAGTAAGCCAGTCTGGGCAGTCGGGCCAATATTGTTATCAACCGAAAACAGAATACGTGCATCTATGGGAGGAGCTACACCTGAGTATTGCAAAGCATGGTTAGACTCAAAGCCTGAAAAGTCAGTTTTATTTGTTTCTTTCGGATCAATGAACACTATCTCTCCATCACAGATGATGGAGTTAGCCAAAGCTTTGGAGTTAAGTGGGAGGCATTTTATTTGGGTTGTGAGACCACCCATAGGCTTCGACATAAACTCAGAATTCAAAGCCAATGAATGGTTGCCTGAAGGGTTTGAAGAGAGAATGAGAGAGTCGGAAAAAGGGTTGCTAGTGAATAAATGGGCACCCCAGCAAGAGATATTATCCCATAAATCTACCTCTGTTTTTTTAAGCCACTGTGGATGGAATTCGGTGCTTGAATCTCTGAGTCATGGTGTACCATTACTTGGGTGGGCAATGGCTGCGGAGCAATTTTTCAATGTGAAATTGCTGGTGGAACAAGTTGGGGTTTGCGTGGAAGTGGCGAGAGGGAAAACCTGTGAAGTGAAGCATGAAGAAGTGGCAGCCAATATTAAATTGTTGATGAGCGATAGCGAGAAAGGAAAGGAAATGAGAAGGAAAGCTTGTGAAGTGAGGGAGATGATCGAGAGTGCCATGAAAGATGATGATGAGGGACGTTTCAAGGGCTCTTCTGTGAAAGCCATGGATGAGTTCTTCCACGCAGCCGGGACGATGAGGTTTCAGACCCATACCCCAAACCAACTAAATGGTACGAATCAACCTAGAGTTCAACGAGTAGATGACTTTTAG